Sequence from the Streptomyces mobaraensis NBRC 13819 = DSM 40847 genome:
ACGCCCCCGAGCGCAGCGGCGACCCGGTCATCCAGCGGCAGAACGCCGACGCCTACGTGGACGCCAAGCTCACGGCCGTCTCCGCGGTTCTGGCCAAGACGCTGGAGGCGGTCGGCCGCGGCCGGGAGAGGCTGCTCGGCGCCCGCCCGGCGGACGAACTGGGCGCCCACCTGGCCGCCCAGGACGGCCGCCCGGCGGCCGACCGCCCCGCCACGGACGCCGACTTCCTGGCGGAGCTCGCCGCCCACCCGGCCCCGGCCGCCGAGCCGCGGTCCGACTGGGCCTCCCCGGCCCCCCGGGCCCCCCGGCAGGAGCCGGCCCCGGAGCCGGCGTACGGCGGCTGGCAGCAGTACCCCGGCCAGACGGACCCGTACGCGGCCGGAGCGGCCGGCGGGACCACCGGCGGCCATCCCGGGCAGGAGGCGGGCTACGGCTGGCCGGCCCAGGACGCGGGGCAGCAGGCGTACGGACACGGGTACGGACAGGGCTACGACCAGGGGTACGGTCAGGGCTACCCGGCGGCCCACCAGCCGGTCCACCCCGCGCCGGACGCCCCGCTGGAGGGCGTGGTCGTCGTACCGCCCCAGGGCGGCGCCGCGCTCGACGAGACCAGCTTCTTCGACACGAGCATGATCGACCTCGAACAGCTCCGGCGCTACGAACAGGGGCGCTGAGCCGGTCCCGGCCGGTCCCGGAGGCGGCCCCGGGCGCGGGCCCGAAGCCGGTGCGGAAGGCACGATTGGGCCAGGGGCGGACCGTCCAGTATCCTGACTGTTCGGTCGCGCGTACATTCGCGATCCCGGCTGCCCGCGGCGTGGCGTACGAGGTTTCGTACGGCGCGCGATCACGGGCCGCCTTCGCCGCAGCGTAGAAAGCAGGAAGCCCTGAACGCCCGCCTCGATCACCGTTCCCCCCTCGTGTTCGACACGCACGAGCTGGGCCGGCGTCCCGGTGCGCTGAAGCGGCTCTCCCGCTCGATCCCGGCCCCGGCCGACCTCGGCATCGAGGTCATCGGAGTCGCCGAGGGCGCGACCGTGGAGCTCGACCTCCGACTGGAGTCGGTCATGGAAGGGGTGCTCGTCACAGGCACCGCCCGTGCGCCGCTCACCGGGGAGTGCGTAAGGTGTCTGGAGCCGCTGGAGCGAGAGCTCGAGGCGGACTTCCAGGAGATGTACTCCTACCCCGACGCCGACAGCCGGAACCGCCCCGTGGCGGAGCCCGCTGACGACGACGAGGACGAGGAGGACACGCTCTTCCTTGAGGGCGACCTGTTCGACCTCGAACCCGTGCTGCGGGACGCGGTGGTGCTCTCACTGCCGCTGCAGCCGGTGTGCCGGGAGGACTGCCCGGGTCTGTGCCCCGAATGCGGGGCGCGGCTCGCGGACGACCCGGACCACCACCACGACGTCCACGACATTCGCTGGGCGGCACTGCAGGGACTCGCCGTATCCGACCAGGACGGCGAGATGGACAACGCACCCCGGTCCGCCGGGGATGACTCACAGGAGAAGTAGCCGTGGCTGTTCCGAAGCGGAAGATGTCGCGCAGCAACACGCGCCACCGCCGGTCGCAGTGGAAGGCTGCGGTCCCCACCCTGGTGGCGTGCGAGCGCTGCCACGAGCCGAAGCAGCAGCACATCGCGTGCCCGAGCTGCGGCACCTACAACAAGCGCCAGGTCCTCGAGGTCTGATCGGCGGGTGACAGGCTCCATGTCAGACGCCAATACGCCGTCCCGCGGACGCGGGACAGGATCCGGACCGGCGCCACAGGACGCAGCCTCGTCTCACACGCTTCTGGAAGGGCGGCTCGGGTACAGACTCGAGACCGCCCTTCTGGTGCGTGCGCTGACCCACCGCTCCTACGCCTACGAGAACGGCGGTCTGCCCACCAACGAGCGGCTGGAGTTCCTCGGTGACTCCGTCCTCGGCCTGGTGGTCACGGACACGCTGTACCGCATCCACCCCGACCTGCCCGAGGGCCAACTGGCCAAGCTGCGGGCCGCGGTGGTCAACTCGCGGGCGCTGGCCGAGGTGGGACGCGGTCTCGACCTGGGCTCGTTCATCCGGCTCGGCCGGGGCGAAGAGGGGACCGGCGGCCGTGACAAAGCCTCCATCCTCGCCGACACCCTGGAAGCGGTGATCGGCGCCGTCTACCTCGACCAGGGGCTCGACGCCGCCGCCGAACTGGTGCACAGGCTCTTCGACCCGCTGATCGAGAAGTCCTCGAACCTCGGCGCCGGCCTGGACTGGAAGACCAGCCTCCAGGAGCTCACGGCGACGGAGGGGCTGGGCGTGCCCGAGTACCTCGTCACCGAGACGGGTCCGGACCACGAGAAGACCTTCACGGCTGCTGCCCGCGTCGGTGGTGTCGAGTACGGCACCGGCACCGGCCGCAGCAAGAAGGAGGCCGAGCAGCAGGCGGCCGAGTCCGCCTGGCGCGCCATCCACGGTGCGGCCGAGGCCCGGGCCAAGGCCGCGGAGGCCGAACGAACCGGGAAGCCGGCCACGGCTGCCCCGGCCGCCAAGCCGGTCAAGCAGCAGGACAAGGCCGTCAAGGCCGACGGGACGACGGCACCCGCCGCGACCGGCACCGCGTCCGCGGAGCCGGTCGTCGACGGGGACACCGATCCCACCAGTGGCGGAGCGCAGCCCGCCGCGCAGTGAACCACCGGCCGGCCCGGGGTGCTTTCCGCACCCCGGGCCGGCCGTTTCCCGTTCGCCCCCACAGATGCCGTTCCCGGAGGAACACCGTGCCCGAACTGCCCGAGGTCGAGGTCGTCCGGCGCGGGCTGGCGGCCTGGGCGTCCGGCCGCACCGTCGCCTCCGTCGAGGTCCGGCACCCCCGGGCCGTCCGCCGGCACCTCGCCGGCGCCGCCGACTTCGCCGCGCAGCTCACCGGGGAGCGGCTGGGCCTCGCACGGCGCCGGGGCAAGTACCTGTGGCTGCCGCTGGAAGGGCCCTCGGGCCGGGCCGTCCTCGCCCACCTGGGCATGAGCGGCCAGCTCCTCGTCCAGCCGGAGGACGCGCCGGACGAGAAGCACCTGCGGGTCCGGCTGCGGTTCGACGACGCCGCGGGCACCGAGCTGCGCTTCGTCGACCAGCGCACCTTCGGCGGGCTCTCGCTCCACGACACCGTGCCGGGCAGTGCGGACGCGCTGCCCGACGTCATCTCCCACATCGCGCGCGACCCCCTGGACCCGGCCTTCGACGAGGCCGCGTTCCACGCCGCGCTGCGCCGCCGCCGCACCACGGTGAAGCGCGCCCTGCTCGACCAGTCGCTGATCAGCGGGGTCGGGAACATCTACGCCGACGAGGCGCTGTGGCGCTCGCGGCTGCACTTCGACCGCCCCACAGCCGGTCTGACCCGTCCCCGCACGGCCGAACTCCTCACCCACATCCGCGAGGTCATGAACGAGGCGCTGGCGGCCGGCGGTACCAGCTTCGACAGCCTCTACGTCAATGTGAACGGCGAATCAGGCTATTTCGACCGCTCGTTGGACGCCTACGGGCGGGAGGACGAGCCCTGCCGGCGCTGTGGCACGCCCATGCGGCGCAGCCCCTGGATGAACCGGTCCAGCTACTTCTGCCCGCGCTGCCAGCGGCCGCCGCGCGTCTGAGCCGTCAGGCCGGCCGGTGGCAGGCGTCGTACCGCTCCCGTGCGGCGTCGATGTCCGCCTGCCGCTCCTGCACCAGCTCGATCACGCCCATCAGCCGCTTGGCGACCTCTTCGCCCAGCGGCGTCAGGCGGTAGTCCACCCGCGGCGGGTTGGTGGGCTGTGCCGTGCGTTGCACCATTCCGTCCCGCTCCAGGGCCTGGAGCGTCTGGGACAGCATCTTCTCGCTGACGCCCTCGACGCGGCGGCGCAGCTCGTTGAAGCGGAGGGTGTTCTCCAGCAGCGCGGTGAGGGCGAGCGAGCCCCAGCGGCCGGTGATGTCGAACAGGGTCTCCCGGGACGGGCAGTCGCGGGCGTAGACGTTGAAGGCGAGCGCCTCGGTACAGGTGATCTTCCTGGTCGGTGCTGCGGTGCCGTCGGCTGTCATAAACCCAGCGTACTCTCCCGCAGCGCTTCCTCAGGGGTTGCGCTAACCAAAAGTTAGTGCTTTCCTTTGGTTATCGGCACGGCCCGCAGCGGCCGGCCGGCCCCCTCAGCTCTGCCTCAGGAGACCCCCATGACCACGCCCGTTGTCTCGATCGCCTTCCACTCCGGCTTCGGCCACACCGCCGTCCTCGCCGAGGCCGTCCGCACCGGCGCCGCCGAGACCGGCGCGACCGTGCACCTGATCGAGGTCGACAAGATCACCGAGGAGCAGTGGGCGCTGCTCGACGCCTCCGACGCGATCGTCTTCGGCTCGCCGACCTACATGGGCACGGCCTCCGGCGCCTTCCACACCTTCGCCGAGGCGACCTCCAAGCGCTGGTTCACCAACGCCTGGCGCGACAAGCTGGCCGCCGGCTTCACCAACTCCGGCTCCAAGAGCGGCGACAAGCTGCACACCCTGCAGTTCTTCGGCATCCTGGCCGGCCAGCACGGCATGCACTGGGTGAGCCTCGGCCTGCACCCGGGCTGGAACACCTCCGAGGCGTCGGAGAACGACCTCAACCGCCTCGGCTTCTTCCTCGGCGCCGGCGCCCAGAGCAACAACGACCAGGGCCCCGAGGGCGTCCACAAGGCGGACCTTGAGACCGCCGCGCACCTCGGCCGCCGCGTCGCCGAGCAGGCCCGCGTCTTCGCGGCCGGCCGCGCCGCCCTCTGACGGCGGCGCCCCCACGGCGCCGAACGCCGCTCCCCCCACACACCGACGGGCGGGCTGCACCCCGGAGTTCCGGGACGCGGTCCGCCCGTCGGCGTGCGGGGCCTCGCCGTGCTCCCTCAGTACCCGAAGTCCTGCGTCCACCACGGGCCGCCCGCGCCCTGCTGGACGCCGACGCCGAGGGTCCGGTAGTCGCAGTTGAGGATGTTCTGCCGGTGTCCCGAGCTGCGCATCCACGCGTCGACCACCGCGTGCGCGTCGGCGTGGCCCCGGGCGATGTTCTCCCCGCCCAGATTGCGGACGCCGTGCCGGGCCGCCCGGTCCCAGGGGGAGCGGCCGTCCGGGTCGGTGTGGTCGAAGAAGCCGCGTCGCGCCATGTCCTCGCTCATCGACTGGGCGAGGGAGGTGAGCCGCGCGTCCGTGTGCAGCGGCCGGCAACCGGCCTTCGCCCGCTCGGCGTTGACCAGGGCGACGACCGTCCGCGCCGCGGCGCCCCGGGTGTCGGCGGCGGCCTCGGCGGACGCCCGCGCGCCCGTCTCGGCGGCCTGGTCGGCGCGGTCGGCCCACAGCCGGGCGGACGCCGCCGCGTCCCGCCGGTGCGCGTCGACCGCGACCCGGGCCGCGGCGGACGCCGACGCGGCGGTGGACGAGCCGGACGTGCCGGATGGACGGGACGGGGCGGTCGCGACGGTGGAGGCCGTGGTCGTCTCCGCGACGGCCGGCGGACGCCCGGCGGACGTCCGGGCGACGGCCTGGACCAGCGAACGGGCGCTCCCGCGGTCGTACGCCGTGCCCACCGCCGTCCCCGGCCGCGCCACCGGGACCGTCGGGCCGGTGTGCCCGGCCGTCGGCGGCTGCCCGGGCCGGGCGCCGGGCGGCACCTCGATCGGGGCGTCGGCGCGGACCTGGCCGCCGGGGACCCCGCCGCGCCCGCCGCCGCTGTCCCCGACGGTCAGCGGGTTGCCGGGCAGCAGGCCGGAGACCATGGCCACGGCTCCTATGGCCACCGCGGCGGAGGCGCCGAGCAGGCCGGTCCGGGCGGGGGCCTTCGCCTTCTGCGTCTTCGGCGGGCGGACCGCACCGCCGCCGACGGCCCCGCTCCTCACCGCGGCGGCCCGGCCGCGCGCCGCCTTCTTCTCCTTGGGCTGTTTCTCCGGCTTCTCCGGCCGCGAAGCCGGCGCCTTGCCCAGGCCGCCCTCGGGCGTCGCGGCCCGCCGCTCCCCGCGCCCGGCCCGGCGCCGGCCGCGGTGCCGACCCGGACCGGCCGGGCGGCACTCGTCCGCCGCGGACGCGCCGGGACCGGTGCGCGTGTCACCGGCCGGGCGGGGGGCCTCCACCGGCACCGCCACGGGGAGGGGCACGGTGGGCGCCTCGTCCGGGTCGTACGGCACGACGGCCGCGTGCGAGGGGAGCGTCGGGGTCGATGTGAGGGCCTTGGCCGTCTCGGTCGTCTCGCTCGTCAGGGGATCCCTGGATGCCCGGGGACTCGCTGTCGCTTCTTCGGAGGTCACGGGGGCAGAGCGTCGATGGCGACCCATCCGCTGCCTTCCTTGGGTGCTCGGCGTCACGGTGCGTGGGGTGTCACTCGTACGGGCTAGTCCTTTTCGAGGCGCGACTGTACGGCACGACATGAGGGGCCGAAGTGCTGCTTATCTAATTGGCCGGTTAGCGTGCAGACATGAACGACTGTGTCCGTCTCACCGCCTGGGTTCGTGGTCATGTGCAGGGTGTCGGCTTCCGCTGGTTCACCCGGGAGAACGCATTGCGCATCGGCGGGCTGATCGGTTTC
This genomic interval carries:
- a CDS encoding ATP synthase F0 subunit B is translated as MDVQKKLDEIVATVAGARSLPMSASCVVNRAELLGLLEEVRAALPDSLAQARELIGGRERLVADAREEAERIIESARAQRGSLISDTEVARESREEADRILAEARREAAEIRAQADDYVDGKLANFEVVLTKTRGSVERGREKLLGLGDGSGTPEDSADAPERSGDPVIQRQNADAYVDAKLTAVSAVLAKTLEAVGRGRERLLGARPADELGAHLAAQDGRPAADRPATDADFLAELAAHPAPAAEPRSDWASPAPRAPRQEPAPEPAYGGWQQYPGQTDPYAAGAAGGTTGGHPGQEAGYGWPAQDAGQQAYGHGYGQGYDQGYGQGYPAAHQPVHPAPDAPLEGVVVVPPQGGAALDETSFFDTSMIDLEQLRRYEQGR
- a CDS encoding YceD family protein, with the translated sequence MFDTHELGRRPGALKRLSRSIPAPADLGIEVIGVAEGATVELDLRLESVMEGVLVTGTARAPLTGECVRCLEPLERELEADFQEMYSYPDADSRNRPVAEPADDDEDEEDTLFLEGDLFDLEPVLRDAVVLSLPLQPVCREDCPGLCPECGARLADDPDHHHDVHDIRWAALQGLAVSDQDGEMDNAPRSAGDDSQEK
- the rpmF gene encoding 50S ribosomal protein L32, with protein sequence MAVPKRKMSRSNTRHRRSQWKAAVPTLVACERCHEPKQQHIACPSCGTYNKRQVLEV
- the rnc gene encoding ribonuclease III; translation: MSDANTPSRGRGTGSGPAPQDAASSHTLLEGRLGYRLETALLVRALTHRSYAYENGGLPTNERLEFLGDSVLGLVVTDTLYRIHPDLPEGQLAKLRAAVVNSRALAEVGRGLDLGSFIRLGRGEEGTGGRDKASILADTLEAVIGAVYLDQGLDAAAELVHRLFDPLIEKSSNLGAGLDWKTSLQELTATEGLGVPEYLVTETGPDHEKTFTAAARVGGVEYGTGTGRSKKEAEQQAAESAWRAIHGAAEARAKAAEAERTGKPATAAPAAKPVKQQDKAVKADGTTAPAATGTASAEPVVDGDTDPTSGGAQPAAQ
- the mutM gene encoding bifunctional DNA-formamidopyrimidine glycosylase/DNA-(apurinic or apyrimidinic site) lyase: MPELPEVEVVRRGLAAWASGRTVASVEVRHPRAVRRHLAGAADFAAQLTGERLGLARRRGKYLWLPLEGPSGRAVLAHLGMSGQLLVQPEDAPDEKHLRVRLRFDDAAGTELRFVDQRTFGGLSLHDTVPGSADALPDVISHIARDPLDPAFDEAAFHAALRRRRTTVKRALLDQSLISGVGNIYADEALWRSRLHFDRPTAGLTRPRTAELLTHIREVMNEALAAGGTSFDSLYVNVNGESGYFDRSLDAYGREDEPCRRCGTPMRRSPWMNRSSYFCPRCQRPPRV
- a CDS encoding winged helix-turn-helix transcriptional regulator — translated: MTADGTAAPTRKITCTEALAFNVYARDCPSRETLFDITGRWGSLALTALLENTLRFNELRRRVEGVSEKMLSQTLQALERDGMVQRTAQPTNPPRVDYRLTPLGEEVAKRLMGVIELVQERQADIDAARERYDACHRPA
- a CDS encoding flavodoxin family protein, which codes for MTTPVVSIAFHSGFGHTAVLAEAVRTGAAETGATVHLIEVDKITEEQWALLDASDAIVFGSPTYMGTASGAFHTFAEATSKRWFTNAWRDKLAAGFTNSGSKSGDKLHTLQFFGILAGQHGMHWVSLGLHPGWNTSEASENDLNRLGFFLGAGAQSNNDQGPEGVHKADLETAAHLGRRVAEQARVFAAGRAAL
- a CDS encoding CAP domain-containing protein, which produces MTSEEATASPRASRDPLTSETTETAKALTSTPTLPSHAAVVPYDPDEAPTVPLPVAVPVEAPRPAGDTRTGPGASAADECRPAGPGRHRGRRRAGRGERRAATPEGGLGKAPASRPEKPEKQPKEKKAARGRAAAVRSGAVGGGAVRPPKTQKAKAPARTGLLGASAAVAIGAVAMVSGLLPGNPLTVGDSGGGRGGVPGGQVRADAPIEVPPGARPGQPPTAGHTGPTVPVARPGTAVGTAYDRGSARSLVQAVARTSAGRPPAVAETTTASTVATAPSRPSGTSGSSTAASASAAARVAVDAHRRDAAASARLWADRADQAAETGARASAEAAADTRGAAARTVVALVNAERAKAGCRPLHTDARLTSLAQSMSEDMARRGFFDHTDPDGRSPWDRAARHGVRNLGGENIARGHADAHAVVDAWMRSSGHRQNILNCDYRTLGVGVQQGAGGPWWTQDFGY